The stretch of DNA TCTCTGAGAGCAGACTTCTGCTTCTGAGATGTCACGGTCAATACCTGAGCTATCGATTTTCGGACAACCTTGCTATAGTTCATTACAAAACCCACATAACCGTTTCAgtttcaaacatttttttttgtcataacaTTCTAAATCACGAACAGGTTCGAAGATAAATCTACGCATATTCCTACACTACTACACTAGAACTGAAACAATGATTTAAGCTAAAAATCGAAATCTAAAAGTTAGGAAGGAGAGAGACGTACATTTTGGAGAGCTTGTTGGGAGCACCTCCTGTGACTTTAGCGACACGGAGGAGAGCGAGCTCGGCCTTGAGATCCTGAAGCTGGTTCTGAAGATCGCTCTTCGACTTGTCTCTCAGCTCGTGAACCTTAATTCTTGCTACGAAACACAacgaaaataaaattgaatcaGACGTAATCCTCAATCGAGTCAGGTTGAGTAAAAGGATTCATCGAACATACCCATCGTGAGCTTGAATCGTGTTCAACTGATGCGCCGCTGCTACTTGTTGGCTCAGAAAATCAGAGAACCCTAGAAACGAAGAAATGGTATTTATATACGAAGCTTTCTTTTTAATCAAAGGGTGATGATAAACCACCCCTCGAGTCTCTTTAGTGGGCCTTATAAAACCCATTAATTATATGTTGCCTCGTGtgaccaaaaatatatttaatgggTCTTAAGACTCTCTTTTTGGGTTTAAGGCcttcgaagaaaaaaaaaatgtttcaaataaaaatgtattagaATAGTCAGTATCACTTCTTCACAGTATGTTACCAAGACAAAAGTATAGCATTGACATTTTGTGTGCATCACAAGGTGTTCTAAATTAGATCAAATTGGTATTTGAATGACATGGTTTCCATAACGAGTTTGTGTAGTTTGACCGTATTTTAGTATGGATGGATaccaatgatgatgatgatggtctTGTATCAGCAGACAGTATACATCTGTTTGGATAACTCTCAAGAAGATCATAAACTCCGGTTGAAAATGAAAAGTAATTAACTGACCACATGACTCCAAAATGGTTGTAGAACTCCACTTAATTAGGATTACATCTCAAtggtttaaaaataaaaaagggaataactaaatataaatatccaTAAAACTGTAAGACTGTAAAAAAAGATTTAaccattaaaaagaaaaaaatatgccAATACATAATTTGGAAATTGGTTTATCagatcaaataaataaaatgaaaatgcaTAATTATATCATAAGTTGGCTAACCCAcataagaaaatacaatatgCAAACATGTAAAAGAGTTCCATAATACGTAATTGATTGTTTTCTCCATTCCAATTAACATTAGTGTCtaaacacatattaataaaacatagaaaatttaaacaaatttaaacaTAGAACAATATTAGTTCAGTTGTGTTCCATTATTTTCCACTCCAAACAATTTTCTAATTGATTTTATTCTGCTTACAATGTCTATCTTGATCAAGGTTATAACAAAATGTGTTGACAAAATCATTCTTCTGCATAGTATAATTCATAGTAGTATTATATTTATGCACATTATGTGTTTGTATATTTCAACTAACTATGTATTTTGATTAATCACCGAGCAGGTTGTTTTTGCGGCTTCAAACGAGGAAACCAGTGCATTAGTatgtttctaaatttataatttatagagGCTGTAACTAGAAGGAAATCATGTGGAATTAGCTATTCATTGAATAACATTAAGATTTCACTTGTTAAATGGAATAAAAAAGTTTTTGATTCCATTTGTTCTTGTCAAGTTAAAAATCATTCATGATTAAAAAAGACAAGGAATGAAATGAATAGATGGAAAgataaatattcattttaattCCTTCATCCCGTAAAATTACcagcacttttattttattaattccaactcattttattttctaaaataagacCAGTTACATCCAAATGTTAAGATTTAGAAAATAGATATTCTGAGTCATCTACATTTTTTATCCCATTAGAATAGTCTACAAATCTACAAATATACCACATAGAAAATTTTCCGGCTCACCGATACTCATATTGGCAAATACCCAAGTGGCTGTCAAAGCTTTAGTTACGCAATCGTTCATCTTACAActtaaataattagattttttctaGCTCATCGACACTTCTATTGTAAAATTATTCATAATGCATACTGTAAAATCTATAAAATGAGAAAACCATCCatgatattaattaaattagACAATTGTAGGTAAATTATATGACTacttttttcctaatttaaatttttaaaatattatttttatatcaatcaaatattttaaagaaagaTCTCTTCTTTGTTGGCACTAGAGAATGAACACAGAAACAGAGGTGTTGTGATCATCTCTTcagatgagtttttttttctgatatgCTGTCAGTAAGCTAGAAAAACGAAATGTTAGAGGTTTTACGTGCATACCTCAAGTATTGaaaatatgtttacttttgagtaattttataaactattaaacttaatattaatattacattaaagaataataaatttattaatttatattagcaCACGACACTTATACCAAGCCTAAACTGGATATTAGCACTTACAACATTAAGAGGAAGATCATGCGAGTCCACAACACCCTCGTACATGTGCTGTGAGACCGCTACAGAATCACTCCCAGCAGCATCATTCCTCCTAGCCCTCTTTTTCTCTTGGAAAAGAGGGCTTCTTCTCTCCTCCGGCATCAGGATCAGTCTCAGGTCCCttagcttcttcctttttggGTTTTGATGTGGCTTCGACAGCTGGATCGGTAAGATCCGACCGAACCCATGTGAGACAGAACAGCGACAGTTCGTTCGACTTGTCCAGACGATACTGGCAAAGTTTCCAATCTTGAATCATAAGCCGCTCTTTCTCTGTAGCCACCTTGGGATTGTTGTGATCGGTGACTATCTTCAGGTCATAATTTAGTACACCCAATTTGTTCagatgagttttttttctgaGTATGCTGTCAGTAAGCTAGAAAAGCGGAATATTAGAGGTTTTACGTGCATACCTCAAGTATTTGAaattatgtttacttttgagtaattttataaactattaaacttaatattaatattacaataacgaatagtaaattaattaatttatattttatttattaagtatttgattgataaaataattattttgtatatatatcacATGTATCAcatgttttatattaaaatatcgaCAGCCAAAAACTTATAACTACAATCAACTTAACAATAACAATAATCTCTACAATGGTAAATTTTTAGCTATATCTATCTCATCTACAACACAAATCTTGCTGATAAACTTATACAGCCACATTCTATCACCAATAGGAAATAGTAAGGATGAGCATTTTAtctgttaaatttgattcgattcgttattcaTTTCAATTCGATCCGAAAATCTAGATATCCGTAGAGGCGGATATCCGATCTGCTCCGACTTATACTAAAAAATTAGAGGCGGATATCCGATCTGCTCCGACTTATATACATATAGATTTATTTCTATCActaaatatagagttttaaatgtataatcttatataattattatttcaacatataattttattaattttgcttataaaattacttataagatataaaattaagaaaaaagatAAACCTTTATAGAAACTACAATTTTTCtaaaactattaattttaaatattcataaaacacatagtttcattaatttttagtttatctattatatcatgtaaaatattttctaagaaaaaaaaattgttcaatGTTATGTAGATTTACTTGTATAGAACAAAGTAGATAAAATATCTGTTAATGTCCGTGAATTCacaaatattcataaattttcTGGATATCCTGAAAACCAGATATCCgtattttttcaaagaaaaacaaattagaAAATCAGATATTCGTGAAGCACgaagcaaatcaaaaataccaaaaatatggTATTATTCGATCTGTGCCCACCTCTAGGCAATAGTACATTCAAAATGCAATTCATATGTATGTTGTTTTGTCCATTTAGTTATCAAGAAGGCCTAAAGATGTCTTATACTTGACCACATACATTTGTAAGGCATAAGCAATGTTCTTATTTTGTGGGTTCTTACTGAATACACATCACTCAGCCAAGTCAAATTATCCTACTACTGACGCCGTATTAGTGTTTAAGccaataaaaacaatatatagcTGACCGAAAAAACATGAATCCATACCACTTTCAGCCGGCCTCACCACATGGAAACTAATAAAAACATACATAATTCAACAATATATACATTTAGCAAAGTTAttccatatattatttttggtcaTTTGAAATATCAAAGAAGGCCTATGAACATCAATATGGAGTGGTGTACTGGTACACCTGCTAAAGCTATTACTGAAACTATAATGGGTTATGGGTTATAAAgctaaaatgaaaattacttCTTTTATCATCTTTTAtgaaaattactaaaaatgaaTATCTACTGAAACATAATTCAAAAATGTATGTATTTTTAGAACAGACaaaacttgggttcaccccctacggtgaaccttcaaattcaccacctctctaataaccaatcaaagtaCCAATTAGactaaagataaaataattaaaaaaaaaaaatatcacatttaataatgttaatgtCAATATTTAATCTCTAAAttcaaactatataccataaatccaaattataa from Raphanus sativus cultivar WK10039 unplaced genomic scaffold, ASM80110v3 Scaffold1718, whole genome shotgun sequence encodes:
- the LOC108809085 gene encoding 60S ribosomal protein L35-1, which encodes MARIKVHELRDKSKSDLQNQLQDLKAELALLRVAKVTGGAPNKLSKIKVVRKSIAQVLTVTSQKQKSALREAYKNKKFIPLDLRPKKTRAIRRRLTKHQLSLKTEREKKKEMYFPIRKYAIKV